In the Bacillota bacterium genome, GGCTGGTCAGCGCCCTCAATTGCGCCGCTTCTTGTGTCAACAGTGATGGCAGCGGCACTCACCGGGACAGGGGTTATTGGGCTTGAGCGTACAAGCATAGGTTAGAATGTGATTCTGCAAAAGCACCCCTTTCCGCCCATTCCCCACAGTACCGACGGGGCCTGAAAGGATCCAATAACCCAGAATACCTTGAGCTGGCTATCCAACTGATAAGACCGGGCGGCGTAATAATTGGAGATAATGTAGTTCGGGATGGTGAAGTATGCAACCCCGATAGTGAGGAGGATCGGGTTCAGGGTGTAAGAAGATTTATAGCGAATATGTCAGGTAACCCCTGGTTGAAGGCTACTACCCTTCAGACCGTTGGGCTAAAAGGTTGGGATGGCCTTAGTATAGCAATAGTAAAGAAATAAGGCAGAAGGCGCTTTTCATGTTTGCAGCTGAAGGAGATTCCGATGAAAGAAAACAAATATGACGACGCTGTTTTTTTCCAGAAATACAGTCAAATGAGTCGCTCACAACAGGGACTGGCCGGTGCCGGAGAATGGGAAACCTTGAGACAAGTACTGCCGGACTTTAAGGATAAGCGTGTCCTGGACTTGGGATGTGGATACGGCTGGCACTGCATCTATGCCGCGGAAAAGGGTGCTTCCTCTGTGGTCGGCATCGATATTTCCCGCAAGATGCTGGAGGTGGCCAAAGGGAAAACCCCTTTCCCCCAGGTTGAATATCAATGTTGTGCTATGGAAGATGTGGATTTCCCAGCGGAAAGCTTTGATGTCATTCTCTGCTCCCTGGCCCTTCACTATGTCGCGGACTATCAGAGTCTCGTTGAGAAGATCTGTAGAATGCTGAAGGCAGGCGGTGATTTCGTTTTTACCGTTGAACATCCTGTTTTCACGGCCTATGGGTCCCAGGACTGGTATTACAACGACCAAGGGGAGATATTGCATTTTCCCGTGGACAACTACTATTACGAAGGAAAGCGGACAGCGGTTTTCCTGGGAGAAAGGGTAACCAAATACCATAGAACGCTGACCACATACTTAAATACCTTGCT is a window encoding:
- a CDS encoding class I SAM-dependent methyltransferase, with the protein product MKENKYDDAVFFQKYSQMSRSQQGLAGAGEWETLRQVLPDFKDKRVLDLGCGYGWHCIYAAEKGASSVVGIDISRKMLEVAKGKTPFPQVEYQCCAMEDVDFPAESFDVILCSLALHYVADYQSLVEKICRMLKAGGDFVFTVEHPVFTAYGSQDWYYNDQGEILHFPVDNYYYEGKRTAVFLGERVTKYHRTLTTYLNTLLAKGFVLTQVVEPQPPERMMDIPGMRDEMRRPMMLIVAARKAPARRWE